The following proteins are co-located in the Nomia melanderi isolate GNS246 chromosome 1, iyNomMela1, whole genome shotgun sequence genome:
- the TpnCIIb gene encoding troponin C type IIb: MDEEQVKMLRRAFSMFDSTKSGSIEKEKVRTILNTLGHTFDDHELEVLLKQEDEEGSGKLNFDSFYRVASHFQEEDDEALQKELKEAFRLYDKEGNGYIPTSSLREILAALDDQITPDQMDGMIAEIDTDGSGTVDFDEFMEMMTGD; encoded by the exons ATG GATGAGGAACAAGTGAAAA TGCTCAGGAGGGCTTTCTCCATGTTCGACTCCACCAAGTCGGGAAGCATCGAGAAGGAAAAAGTGAGGACGATCTTGAACACCCTGGGGCACACTTTCGACGATCACGAGCTCGAGGTGCTACTCAAGCAGGAGGACGAAGAGG GCAGCGGTAAATTGAATTTCGACTCGTTCTACCGGGTGGCGTCCCACTTCCAAGAGGAGGACGACGAGGCGCTGCAGAAGGAGCTGAAGGAGGCGTTCAGGCTCTACGACAAAGAGGGGAACGGTTATATCCCGACGAGCTCTCTTCGAGAGATCCTGGCCGCCCTCGATGATCAGATAACGCCCGATCAAATGGACGGCATGATCGCTGAAATTGATACCGACGGATCCGGCACCGTTGACTTTGACG AGTTCATGGAAATGATGACCGGCGATTAA